The nucleotide sequence gGTGAACATAATGTAGGAAATTATTAGATAAAATTAAAATGCATTATATTCAAAATACTTGCTGATGTACAATTTATCACAATACACTTGACCGATGTGCAGGCTTTCCAATTCCCGACATTTATACTGACACCACCTCCCCACTTTACGATCAGTACCGTCACGCCGGACACCAGCCCCCTGTGCTGGTGGACCTCAGCTACGGTGGAACCGATGATGACGTGGACGACCAGACAAGAATAGATGAGAATCTAGCCATCATGTACCGGCAAATGGTTTCCGGTGCCAAAACACCGGATCTATTTTTCGGCCACGAATACAGGGCAGGAGAAACAACGACAGGGAAATACGCTGGCACCATTGAGAACAATCCTCACAATAACATCCATCTTTGGTGCGGTGACCCGAACCAGCCCAACAAGGAGGACATGGGCAACTTCTACTCCGCCGGTCGGGATCCTCTGTTTTACGCCCACCATTGCAACGTGGACCGCATGTGGAACATTTGGAAAACCCTCGGAGGCAAGCGCAAGGACCCTACCGACTCCGATTGGCTCGATGCTGAGTTTCTGTTCTACGACGAAAACGCCGAGCTTGTGAGCTGTAAGGTTCGGGACAGCATCCATCCTGCGAAAGATCTTCGCTATACTTACGAGCCTGTTAGTGTTCCGTGGCTGTTCTCGAAGCCAACCGCTCGTAAGCCGAGGAACATAACCAAAGCCAAGGTGTTGGCTACTCAACTGACAACCAAGTTCCCTGCAACGTTTGACTCGAAGACGACAGTGGAGGTAGCGAGGCCAAAGCCGAGGAAAAGGACCAAGAAGGAGAAGAGCAACGAGGAGGAGGTGCTGATCATCAAGGATATCGAGTTTGAAAGCAACGAGGCTGTGAAGTTCGATGTGTTTATTAATGACGATGCTGAGTCGCTGAGTCGAAAGGACAAGTCAGAATTTGCCGGTAGTTTTGTGCACGTGCCGCATAACCAGAAGACTCGTACGAAGACGAAGACGAATCTGAAACTGGGGATCACGGACTTATTGGAGGATTTGGGTGTGGAGGATGATAGCAGTGTGCTGGTGACGTTGGTACCTAGGGTTTCCAACTCCCCAATCACCGTTGGTGGGTTTAAGATCGAGTATTCTTCTTGATCGTTTAATTAAGTATCCCGGCAcctgattaattaattaaataatgtcGGTATGTTAATGTGTTTCCAGAATCATGGCCTAcgttcatgcatgcatgcatgcgttGTCCTTGTGTTATTAATGTGATGTGTACCAGTGATTTGGATCGGAAGCCATGCAATTGTATTTCCTGGCTTTTCCAAACACGTCGTACGAGTTTGTTTAATTAATATTCCACTGTGCTTACTTGCATGTGGAAATTCGTACGTAATTGTATTTGGTTCATCAATAAAATTTAAGGTCAATGTGTTTGAATATGTTTATATCTCTGAGTCTTTCTCTCATAATGTTACtctttttcaaatgatgtggcacATCAAATTTCACCTAAGATGGTATGAACACCTTAAGTGCGTCCCATCGTATTAGAGAGATGGTAAACATATGGTAAAAATAACATTGTTGAATAAGTTTACATTAGCTGGTATTAAGAGAGATATAGCGAGGAGCAATAAAACTGAATTTTCATTAACAAGATTGAACTGcttacaaagagaagaagatCAAGTTTGTATTTATTTTGCAGATTAATAATTACATTAACATTCATTACAATCTCAACTCTCTCTAACAACTCAGCCTAACTGAACCCCTCCGTCACTTACACGTACAAGTTACAATCCCAACCACTGATCTCAACTCTTAATTATACCGAACATCCATCGATCGTTAATTGCAGCAGCCAAGCATGAGATTGTGGCAATGAGTTTGAAACAAGGGTGCATTGTGAACTCTTCAAAGCAATATTGTTGACAAAGTATTGGATGATTGAGGGTTGACCTAATCCACTATGCCACAATGAAGAGTTCACAGTTTATCCCAAATGAGGCGCTGCACCTTTAATTTATGGATTGCTGGTTTGGTACAACTAGAGGTTGGGAAATGGATAAAAGGCCATTACTAAAGCAAATAATTATAGCaatatgcttcaattttttatttctttgctcCTAATCTCTTATCTTgattgttggtaccataaaagCCTATGCGCATCACTATAAATGCATATTACCTATTTCACTTGGAGTAGAATTTAATCTTAACTAGGTA is from Malus sylvestris chromosome 5, drMalSylv7.2, whole genome shotgun sequence and encodes:
- the LOC126622465 gene encoding polyphenol oxidase latent form, chloroplastic-like, which codes for MATAPSPTGSTTTMGTYSSLIISTNSYSAFLPNKSQLSFSGKSKHYISRRSSISCKATNPNNNEKQNQPEQSSNLLGKLDRRNVLIGLGGLYGATTLAQKPLAFATPLAPPDLTKCTLAEITTGGETVACCPPVSTKIKTFTPDQSIPLRTRPAAHLVTDEYLAKFKKAQALMRALPEDDPRSMVQQAKVHCAYCNGAYPQVGFPDIDIQVHFSWLFFPFHRMYLYFYERILGKLIDDPTFALPYWNWDSPDGFPIPDIYTDTTSPLYDQYRHAGHQPPVLVDLSYGGTDDDVDDQTRIDENLAIMYRQMVSGAKTPDLFFGHEYRAGETTTGKYAGTIENNPHNNIHLWCGDPNQPNKEDMGNFYSAGRDPLFYAHHCNVDRMWNIWKTLGGKRKDPTDSDWLDAEFLFYDENAELVSCKVRDSIHPAKDLRYTYEPVSVPWLFSKPTARKPRNITKAKVLATQLTTKFPATFDSKTTVEVARPKPRKRTKKEKSNEEEVLIIKDIEFESNEAVKFDVFINDDAESLSRKDKSEFAGSFVHVPHNQKTRTKTKTNLKLGITDLLEDLGVEDDSSVLVTLVPRVSNSPITVGGFKIEYSS